A region from the Drosophila ananassae strain 14024-0371.13 chromosome 2L, ASM1763931v2, whole genome shotgun sequence genome encodes:
- the LOC6499444 gene encoding protein Daple isoform X3, which translates to MTSKWPNMTSPTDFATVRVTQIGCVMGVLAEAIERVKISLILPKLLEHSSHVAQVLNGTEFEPAVRLIQSFVRRRHFILREKRPPLMDHGIIQIIDFFQRNCRMYHLFPRYYNHMNENEKKLLKAFELLYDLAKDRLYQTSTDAIHQERQLHAMYKENQVVTEQVEAIRRKIQEQKVALRWRVAAQEAYLKNYEDMMLKKKREKNERIQKEVDRCTRMVRNSKKASLERQAELEGEIENTRKNYEISTKAYQKLEKNLREEKNKLILQLQALIKKYDHTIGEKMIENIELMEESKAAKKELDEFMVGFRKVERVYKEIVVKREEEEAKRRQNRIVLFTMNRAASKIQKYWRKWKKHINKKNKRLRKR; encoded by the exons ATGACATCAAAATGGCCCAACATG ACTTCTCCAACAGATTTTGCAACTGTGCGCGTGACTCAGATCGGTTGTGTCATGGGTGTCCTGGCCGAGGCGATCGAGAGGGTTAAGATCTCTCTTATCCTGCCTAAATTGCTGGAACACTCCTCACACGTGGCCCAGGTCCTGAACGGCACTGAATTCGAGCCTGCAGTCCGTCTCATACAATCCTTTGTGCGACGCCGTCATTTTATCCTGCGGGAGAAGCGACCACCCCTGATGGATCATGGCATTATCCAGATCATCGACTTCTTTCAGCGCAACTGCCGGATGTATCACCTCTTCCCGCGCTACTATAACCACATGAACGAGAACGAAAAGAAGTTGCTGAAGGCCTTCGAGTTGCTCTACGACTTGGCCAAGGATCGTTTGTACCAGACATCAACCGACGCGATCCACCAGGAGCGCCAGTTGCATGCCATGTACAAGGAGAACCAGGTGGTCACGGAGCAAGTGGAGGCCATTCGTCGCAAGATCCAGGAGCAGAAGGTGGCACTTCGATGGCGCGTTGCCGCCCAGGAGGCCTATCTGAAGAACTATGAGGATATGATGCTGAAGAAAAAGCGTGAGAAGAACGAGAGAATTCAGAAGGAAGT TGATCGCTGTACTCGAATGGTTCGGAACAGCAAGAAGGCCAGTCTCGAACGTCAGGCCGAACTCGAGGGGGAGATCGAAAACACTCGCAAGAACTACGAAATCTCAACCAAGGCCTATCAGAAGCTAGAAAAAAATCTACGCGAAGAAAA GAACAAGCTGATCCTGCAGCTGCAGGCTCTTATCAAAAAATACGACCACACCATTGGCGAAAAGATGATTGAGAACATTGAGCTGATGGAGGAGTCTAAGGCAGCCAAAAAGGAGCTGGATGAGTTCATGGTTGGATTCCGGAAGGTGGAGAGGGTCTACAAGGAGATTGTGGTTAAGcgagaggaggaggaggccaaGAGGCGCCAGAACCGCATCGTGCTCTTCACAATGAACCGCGCCGCCTCCAAGATCCAGAAATACTGGAGAAAGTGGAAGAAACatataaacaagaaaaacaaacgtCTCAGGAAGCGGTAG
- the LOC6499444 gene encoding protein Daple isoform X2, with the protein MTSKWPNMTFKTSPTDFATVRVTQIGCVMGVLAEAIERVKISLILPKLLEHSSHVAQVLNGTEFEPAVRLIQSFVRRRHFILREKRPPLMDHGIIQIIDFFQRNCRMYHLFPRYYNHMNENEKKLLKAFELLYDLAKDRLYQTSTDAIHQERQLHAMYKENQVVTEQVEAIRRKIQEQKVALRWRVAAQEAYLKNYEDMMLKKKREKNERIQKEVDRCTRMVRNSKKASLERQAELEGEIENTRKNYEISTKAYQKLEKNLREEKNKLILQLQALIKKYDHTIGEKMIENIELMEESKAAKKELDEFMVGFRKVERVYKEIVVKREEEEAKRRQNRIVLFTMNRAASKIQKYWRKWKKHINKKNKRLRKR; encoded by the exons ATGACATCAAAATGGCCCAACATG ACTTTCAAGACTTCTCCAACAGATTTTGCAACTGTGCGCGTGACTCAGATCGGTTGTGTCATGGGTGTCCTGGCCGAGGCGATCGAGAGGGTTAAGATCTCTCTTATCCTGCCTAAATTGCTGGAACACTCCTCACACGTGGCCCAGGTCCTGAACGGCACTGAATTCGAGCCTGCAGTCCGTCTCATACAATCCTTTGTGCGACGCCGTCATTTTATCCTGCGGGAGAAGCGACCACCCCTGATGGATCATGGCATTATCCAGATCATCGACTTCTTTCAGCGCAACTGCCGGATGTATCACCTCTTCCCGCGCTACTATAACCACATGAACGAGAACGAAAAGAAGTTGCTGAAGGCCTTCGAGTTGCTCTACGACTTGGCCAAGGATCGTTTGTACCAGACATCAACCGACGCGATCCACCAGGAGCGCCAGTTGCATGCCATGTACAAGGAGAACCAGGTGGTCACGGAGCAAGTGGAGGCCATTCGTCGCAAGATCCAGGAGCAGAAGGTGGCACTTCGATGGCGCGTTGCCGCCCAGGAGGCCTATCTGAAGAACTATGAGGATATGATGCTGAAGAAAAAGCGTGAGAAGAACGAGAGAATTCAGAAGGAAGT TGATCGCTGTACTCGAATGGTTCGGAACAGCAAGAAGGCCAGTCTCGAACGTCAGGCCGAACTCGAGGGGGAGATCGAAAACACTCGCAAGAACTACGAAATCTCAACCAAGGCCTATCAGAAGCTAGAAAAAAATCTACGCGAAGAAAA GAACAAGCTGATCCTGCAGCTGCAGGCTCTTATCAAAAAATACGACCACACCATTGGCGAAAAGATGATTGAGAACATTGAGCTGATGGAGGAGTCTAAGGCAGCCAAAAAGGAGCTGGATGAGTTCATGGTTGGATTCCGGAAGGTGGAGAGGGTCTACAAGGAGATTGTGGTTAAGcgagaggaggaggaggccaaGAGGCGCCAGAACCGCATCGTGCTCTTCACAATGAACCGCGCCGCCTCCAAGATCCAGAAATACTGGAGAAAGTGGAAGAAACatataaacaagaaaaacaaacgtCTCAGGAAGCGGTAG
- the LOC6499444 gene encoding protein Daple isoform X1, which produces MSLTEMMRGKAMPVEKKNDIKMAQHDFATVRVTQIGCVMGVLAEAIERVKISLILPKLLEHSSHVAQVLNGTEFEPAVRLIQSFVRRRHFILREKRPPLMDHGIIQIIDFFQRNCRMYHLFPRYYNHMNENEKKLLKAFELLYDLAKDRLYQTSTDAIHQERQLHAMYKENQVVTEQVEAIRRKIQEQKVALRWRVAAQEAYLKNYEDMMLKKKREKNERIQKEVDRCTRMVRNSKKASLERQAELEGEIENTRKNYEISTKAYQKLEKNLREEKNKLILQLQALIKKYDHTIGEKMIENIELMEESKAAKKELDEFMVGFRKVERVYKEIVVKREEEEAKRRQNRIVLFTMNRAASKIQKYWRKWKKHINKKNKRLRKR; this is translated from the exons ATGAGTTTGACAGAGATGATGCGGGGCAAGGCGATGCCGGTGGAGAAGAAGAATGACATCAAAATGGCCCAACATG ATTTTGCAACTGTGCGCGTGACTCAGATCGGTTGTGTCATGGGTGTCCTGGCCGAGGCGATCGAGAGGGTTAAGATCTCTCTTATCCTGCCTAAATTGCTGGAACACTCCTCACACGTGGCCCAGGTCCTGAACGGCACTGAATTCGAGCCTGCAGTCCGTCTCATACAATCCTTTGTGCGACGCCGTCATTTTATCCTGCGGGAGAAGCGACCACCCCTGATGGATCATGGCATTATCCAGATCATCGACTTCTTTCAGCGCAACTGCCGGATGTATCACCTCTTCCCGCGCTACTATAACCACATGAACGAGAACGAAAAGAAGTTGCTGAAGGCCTTCGAGTTGCTCTACGACTTGGCCAAGGATCGTTTGTACCAGACATCAACCGACGCGATCCACCAGGAGCGCCAGTTGCATGCCATGTACAAGGAGAACCAGGTGGTCACGGAGCAAGTGGAGGCCATTCGTCGCAAGATCCAGGAGCAGAAGGTGGCACTTCGATGGCGCGTTGCCGCCCAGGAGGCCTATCTGAAGAACTATGAGGATATGATGCTGAAGAAAAAGCGTGAGAAGAACGAGAGAATTCAGAAGGAAGT TGATCGCTGTACTCGAATGGTTCGGAACAGCAAGAAGGCCAGTCTCGAACGTCAGGCCGAACTCGAGGGGGAGATCGAAAACACTCGCAAGAACTACGAAATCTCAACCAAGGCCTATCAGAAGCTAGAAAAAAATCTACGCGAAGAAAA GAACAAGCTGATCCTGCAGCTGCAGGCTCTTATCAAAAAATACGACCACACCATTGGCGAAAAGATGATTGAGAACATTGAGCTGATGGAGGAGTCTAAGGCAGCCAAAAAGGAGCTGGATGAGTTCATGGTTGGATTCCGGAAGGTGGAGAGGGTCTACAAGGAGATTGTGGTTAAGcgagaggaggaggaggccaaGAGGCGCCAGAACCGCATCGTGCTCTTCACAATGAACCGCGCCGCCTCCAAGATCCAGAAATACTGGAGAAAGTGGAAGAAACatataaacaagaaaaacaaacgtCTCAGGAAGCGGTAG